Proteins from a single region of Phyllopteryx taeniolatus isolate TA_2022b chromosome 10, UOR_Ptae_1.2, whole genome shotgun sequence:
- the LOC133485139 gene encoding protocadherin beta-11-like: MEAKNIHPSRGGMRWRRAAGLFVFWCFFLHASEAQIRYSIPEEMKKGSLVGNVAQDLGLDLKRLRSGRARIVTGENVQYAELRADKGLLVVHERIDREQLCGDVTPCSFTFEILLENPMELHPVTIEVLDVNDNAPTFENKHLEFEISESAALGSRFVLESAYDADVDANGVQSYILTPSDHFILKQHVSPGGRKYAEMVLQKALDREQQPRLSLKLVAVDGGNPQRSGTVNIDINIQDANDNAPVFNQTVYKAKVTENAAKGSHVLTVNATDADSGSYGKVTYSFSKSKAGIADFFHIDEMTGCISVVKQIDYEKDKSIEFMVEAKDQGSLTDSTKVEIEVLDLNDNVPVLNVMSFTSPVSEDSPAGTTIGIMNVKDQDSGENGHVRCAIEGRVPFRMKSNVRNYFALVTDADLDRESVSEYNITVVASDAGSPPLSAERTFHLKVSDVNDNAPVFAVSFYRANLAENNSPGVSVLRVSAKDPDENQNARVSYMLEQGEIGGTPIASFVSVNAQSGVVSAVRSFDYERMKRLDFAVRAQDGGSPPLCSNVSVGVLIRDQNDNAPQVLYPVQPHAEMVPRSADAGYLVTKVVAVDVDSGQNAWLSYKVQHKFGGADRGALFEVGLHNGEMRTVRQVTDKDAVKQRLTVVVEDNGQPSRSATVAVNVALADGFPEVLRSEFADDFSEDYDDRLTFYLVSALAAVSFLFVACLLLIVSLKVYRWRRSRVLYRSDLPVIPYYPPRYCDTLGTAGTLPHVYNYEACAAAKSHVTNTQAVSQSLVSVDGADADVPHGGEQMSGNCSRMSTLVSQISTLVSIYVCFQSFYHGEALFLY, from the coding sequence atgGAGGCTAAAAACATTCATCCGAGCCGAGGAGGAATGCGATGGCGACGCGCGGCCGGCCTCTTTgtcttttggtgtttttttctccacgcgAGCGAGGCCCAAATCCGCTACTCAATCCCCGAGGAGATGAAAAAAGGCTCGCTCGTCGGAAATGTGGCCCAAGATCTCGGTTTGGATCTGAAAAGACTCCGTTCTGGGCGGGCCCGCATCGTGACCGGGGAGAACGTCCAGTACGCCGAGCTGAGGGCGGACAAAGGGCTCCTGGTTGTCCATGAGAGGATAGATCGAGAACAGCTGTGTGGAGACGTGACGCCGTGCAGCTTCACCTTCGAGATTTTGTTGGAAAACCCCATGGAATTGCACCCGGTCACCATCGAAGTGTTGGACGTCAACGACAACGCGCccacttttgaaaataaacatttagaaTTCGAAATTAGTGAGTCTGCTGCACTTGGCTCCCGTTTTGTGTTGGAGAGTGCGTATGATGCTGACGTGGATGCAAACGGCGTGCAGAGTTACATTTTGACACCGAgtgatcattttattttgaagcaacACGTCAGTCCGGGAGGGAGAAAATATGCAGAAATGGTCCTGCAGAAAGCCTTAGACAGAGAACAGCAGCCGCGACTTTCCCTTAAATTAGTGGCTGTGGACGGTGGGAATCCACAGAGGTCAGGTACGGTAAATATAGATATTAACATTCAAGATGCAAATGATAATGCACCCGTCTTTAATCAAACCGTTTACAAAGCAAAAGTGACTGAAAATGCAGCAAAAGGCTCTCACGTTCTCACTGTGAATGCCACTGATGCTGATAGCGGTTCATATGGGAAAGTCACATACTcgttttcaaaatcaaaagcaGGAATTGCAGATTTCTTTCATATTGATGAGATGACAGGATGCATATCGGTCGTAAAACAAATCGATTATGAAAAAGACAAGTCAATAGAATTCATGGTTGAAGCCAAAGATCAAGGTTCATTAACAGACTCCACCAAAGTGGAAATCGAAGTCCTAGATTTGAATGATAATGTCCCCGTCCTCAATGTGATGTCCTTCACGAGTCCGGTTTCAGAAGACTCCCCGGCTGGTACCACGATCGGCATCATGAACGTGAAAGACCAGGATTCTGGCGAAAACGGTCACGTGAGGTGCGCCATCGAAGGCCGCGTTCCATTTCGCATGAAATCCAACGTGCGCAATTATTTTGCCTTGGTGACCGATGCCGATTTGGATCGCGAAAGCGTGTCCGAATATAACATCACAGTCGTCGCGTCGGACGCCGGCTCGCCTCCCCTCTCCGCCGAGagaacttttcatttgaaagtttCCGACGTGAACGACAACGCTCCTGTGTTTGCCGTCAGCTTTTATCGTGCCAACCTCGCCGAAAACAACTCGCCGGGTGTTTCCGTGCTGAGAGTGAGTGCCAAAGACCCAGATGAAAACCAGAACGCTCGTGTCTCTTACATGTTGGAGCAGGGCGAGATCGGGGGAACTCCGATTGCCTCGTTTGTGTCCGTGAACGCCCAAAGCGGAGTCGTCAGCGCCGTGCGCTCCTTCGACTACGAGCGGATGAAGCGGCTGGACTTTGCGGTGCGAGCGCAGGACGGAGGCTCCCCTCCTCTCTGTAGCAACGTGAGCGTGGGCGTCCTGATCCGGGACCAGAACGACAACGCCCCTCAGGTCCTGTACCCGGTCCAGCCGCACGCCGAAATGGTGCCTCGTTCGGCAGACGCGGGCTATCTGGTGACTAAAGTGGTGGCCGTGGATGTGGACTCTGGACAGAACGCCTGGCTCTCCTATAAAGTGCAGCACAAATTTGGGGGCGCAGACAGGGGGGCGCTGTTTGAAGTGGGCCTCCACAATGGAGAAATGCGAACTGTCCGCCAAGTGACTGATAAAGATGCTGTCAAACAAAGACTGACTGTCGTAGTGGAGGACAACGGGCAGCCCTCTCGTTCGGCTACGGTCGCGGTCAACGTGGCGCTGGCGGACGGCTTCCCCGAAGTGCTGAGGTCGGAGTTCGCCGACGACTTTAGCGAGGACTACGACGACCGGCTGACTTTTTACTTAGTCTCGGCTTTGGCCGCGGTCTCCTTCCTCTTCGTCGCCTGCTTGCTGCTTATCGTGTCGCTCAAAGTGTACAGGTGGAGACGGTCTCGCGTCCTGTACCGCTCCGACCTCCCCGTCATTCCGTATTATCCGCCGCGCTACTGCGACACGTTGGGGACGGCGGGGACGCTCCCGCACGTCTACAACTACGAGGCGTGCGCCGCCGCCAAGAGTCACGTGACGAACACGCAAGCCGTGAGTCAAAGTTTAGTGAGTGTGGACGGAGCGGACGCTGACGTGCCGCACGGCGGCGAGCAGATGTCGGGGAACTGCTCTCGGATGTCGACTTTGGTGAGTCAAATCAGTACACTTGTTTCAATCtatgtttgttttcagagtTTTTATCATGGAGAAGCCTTGTTCTTGTAttga